Proteins encoded by one window of Cryptococcus gattii WM276 chromosome K, complete sequence:
- a CDS encoding uncharacterized protein (Similar to TIGR gene model, INSD accession AAW46121.1), translated as MGLASKLAASQNQAGVGAGAASGAAPSQQAPQQQQYGQQQQQYGAPQQQFPTPQTYGAPQQQQYPPPPGAPPVPGSRPGAAPSQGQYPPPPGAPPSQYGQTPGQPQSQYGQQAGQYGQPHSQYGQQPGQYGQPQSQYGQQQGQQQGQYGHLPSQQYGQQPPAYGAPGVGAPAPPSGPASANNTNPQYLLSLLQQCVQDQHLQAFYPPGSLEPIAHRVAQSGALNKIAQEWKIPLELASDLVKLSLFDVILYIDDSGSMAFEGGGERIEDLKLILSRVAFATSLFDQDGIQVRMMNSRVEGNGITSEPQALQLIQQIKFSGLTPLGTSLWQKILQPLVLGPAQQGRLQKPVVVITITDGSPAGEPKDEIFNVILRADAELKRSRYGADAVSYQFAQVGDDLKAQRFLEELDNHPIIGGLVDCTSNFEAEQAEMMRKSGISLDPSMWIVKLLMGPIDTSYDTKGEFFPSLVGVGRSSVSNCSTLRESYPRVLIKFHSAERFMSFRSET; from the exons ATGGGTCTCGCATCTAAACTCGCAGCTTCTCAGAACCAGGCTGGCGTCGGCGCTGGGGCTGCTTCTGGCGCAGCGCCTTCCCAGCAGGCTCcacagcagcagcagtatggtcaacaacaacagcaatACGGTGCTCCCCAGCAGCAATTCCCCACTCCTCAGACATACGGTGCTCCTCAACAGCAACAGTATCCTCCGCCTCCTGGTGCTCCTCCAGTCCCTGGTAGCAG GCCTGGCGCAGCTCCTTCGCAAGGACAGTACCCTCCTCCCCCAGGCGCTCCTCCTTCCCAGTATGGCCAGACACCTGGTCAGCCTCAATCTCAATACGGTCAGCAGGCTGGGCAGTACGGTCAACCTCACTCTCAATATGGCCAGCAACCTGGTCAATACGGTCAGCCTCAATCTCAGTACGGCCAGCAGCAGGGACAACAGCAGGGCCAATACGgtcatcttccttcccaaCAATATGGTCAACAGCCTCCAGCCTACGGCGCACCTGGTGTTGGTGCTCCCGCGCCTCCTTCTGGACCTGCCAGTGCCAACAACACCAATCCTCAATATTTGCTGAGTCTCTTGCAACAGTGTGTTCAGGAC CAACATCTCCAAGCTTTCTACCCTCCTGGTTCGCTTGAGCCTATTGCGCATCGTGTTGCCCAGTCTGGCGCGCTTAACAAAATTGCCCAGGAATGGAAGATCCCTTTGGAACTTGCTTCTGATCTCGTCAAGCTTTCGCTATTCGATGTAATCCTTTACATTGATGACTCCGGATCCATGGCTTTCGAG GGTGGCGGTGAGCGTATTGAAGATCTCAAACT TATTCTTTCGCGTGTGGCTTTTGCCACCTCTCTCTTCGACCAGGATGGTATTCAGGTCCGAATGATGAACTCTCGAGTCGAAGGCAACGGTATTACCAGTGAACCCCAAGCCCTCCAGCTTATCCAGCAGATCAAGTTCTCTGGTCTGACTCCTCTTGGAACTTCTTTATGGCAAAAGATTCTTCAACCCTTGGTCCTCGGCCCTGCCCAACAAGGGAGGTTGCAAAAGCCGGTTGTTGTCATCA CTATCACTGACGGTTCCCCTGCTGGCGAACCCAAGGACGAGATCTTCAACGTCATCCTTCGAGCTGATGCCGAACTTAAGCGATCTCGTTACGGTGCCGATGCTGTCTCATACC AATTTGCTCAAGTAGGTGACGACCTCAAGGCCCAAAGGTTCCTTGAAGAGCTCGACAATCACCCTATTATCGGTGGCCTCGTGGACTGTACTTCCAACTTCGAGGCGGAGCAGGcagagatgatgaggaagagcGGTATCAGTCTCGACCCGAGCATGTGGATCGTCAAGCTTTTGATGGGTCCTATTGATACCAGCTACGATACCAAGGGTGAgttctttccttctttaGTGGGCGTTGGGAGAAGCTCTGTGAGCAACTGCTCCACCCTTCGAGAGAGTTATCCTCGCGTTCTTATTAAATTTCACTCTGCCGAACGATTTATGTCCTTCAGGAGCGAGACTTAG
- a CDS encoding Protein phosphatase type 2A regulator, putative (Similar to TIGR gene model, INSD accession AAW46120.1), producing the protein MQPLTQSSQPEASTSRAFHIPSDPAQPRPCLTNDTVVSRWQNSPGFQYFWAWIRRRCDQLKGKQIIRGSYDNSAYGIRSLMYMLDRMTSWVEDAPPQPQSNQRFGNLAFRTYNKLLRERLPQLIDSWDIPSNLRSQLLPLLINSHAFGHPTRLDYGTGHELAFVLGLWCCVVPGWIGGDSDKEDEEDELILRVFTRYLELTTLLQKTYNLEPAGSHGVWGLDDYCFLPYLFGSAQLLGSNLTPSASLSLALSHHPSAVLPPSAPMTDLYTLSLHHLTLFKSGASFSEHSPLLYSLSQMPNWVKPHGGLRKMFLGEVAGKRVVVQGIWVGGWCWGNDVPHMEERADERKCKGTDVGAKAPWAR; encoded by the exons ATGCAACCTCTCACCCAGTCCTCGCAACCCGAAGCGTCCACTTCAAGAGCATTCCACATCCCCTCAGACCCGGCTCAACCACGACCATGCCTTACCAACGATACTGTTGTGTCAAGATGGCAAAACTCACCTGGATTTCAGTATTTTTGGGCCTGgataagaagaagatgtgACCAGTTGAAGGGGAAACAGATCATAAGGGGATCATATGACAACAGTGCATAT GGAATACGGAGCCTTATGTATATGCTGGATCGAATGACGAGCTGGGTAGAAGATGCCCCTCCTCAGCCGCAGTCAAATCAGAGGTTTGGCAATCTTGCATTCAGGACGTACAATAAACTGCTACGAGAG AGATTACCTCAGCTCATTGATTCATGGGATATCCCTTCCAACCTTCGTTCTCAGCTGCTTCCTTTACTGATCAACTCCCATGCTTTCGGACACCCCACGAGACTAGATTATGGAACGGGTCACGAACTCGCATTTGTGCTCGGCTTATGGTGCTGTGTCGTTCCTGGATGGATTGGCGGTGACAGTGAcaaggaggatgaagaggacgaATTGATTTTGAGAGTGTTCACTAG ATACCTCGAATTGACAACTCTTCTGCAGAAGACGTATAACCTGGAGCCTGCAGGGTCCCATGGAGTTTGGGGCTTAGATGATTATTGTTTCTTACC CTATCTCTTCGGCTCGGCTCAATTGCTAGGCTCGAACCTCACTCCTTCAGCCTCACTGTCACTGGCTCTCTCCCATCACCCGTCAGCTGTCTTGCCTCCTTCCGCGCCCATGACTGACCTCTACACTCTCTCCCTCCACCATCTCACTCTTTTCAAATCTGGCGCATCCTTTTCAGAGCATTCTCCATTGCTGTATTCCTTGTCTCAAATGCCCAATTGGGTTAAACCACATGGAGGTTTGAGGAAGATGTTTTTGGGAGAGGTCGCAGGCAAAAGGGTTGTCGTACAGGGTATTTGGGTGGGGGGATGGTGTTGGGGTAATGATGTGCCCCACATGGAAGAGAGAGCAGATGAAAGAAAGTGTAAAGGAACAGATGTGGGTGCCAAGGCGCCGTGGGCGCGTTAA
- a CDS encoding tRNA (guanine-N2-)-methyltransferase (Similar to TIGR gene model, INSD accession AAW46119.1; CNK00740) yields MPLYALRLVIDHKTFRLPSLLSISQVFGFPIRFVSEDKTRGLLVIELEKDDDMEKILDRETLVLSAAEVYAEGATYDELHAQLKSKLHVLDPYKHSSFKVIIESAHHSIPEPRQIETINSFKYTGLEGKIRLKNPEVEFIVYEDYDWVPANTPEQRLARDGKFHRVYFGRKIGNGRARHLIISHSVKTRAYYGNTSMEAQMGFLMANQALPAPGKLIYDPFVGTGSMLYAVSQFGAYVMGSDIDGRQIRGKKKGKGIKPGILRAAEQYGLQNKFLDFCTFDVTKSPIRRGGWIDAIITDPPYGVRAGAKRLGRKEGKKPLREEPYQLPDGTYSHERSDYIPPSRPYELANLTLDLILLARWILVPKGRLVFFLPTVNEDYDEIDIPKVEGMRELKIGDGSVQDFGKWGRRLITMEKIAHDDGEPPKFEDHEEFKEGAEDLPGHFGFYKRYLSGFKPKSDSTSPDPSTPIDRQMDA; encoded by the exons ATGCCTCTTTACGCCCTCCGACTGGTCATAGACCACAAAACTTTCCGGCTTCCATCActtctttccatctcgCAAGTATTCGGCTTCCCTATTCGATTTGTGTCAGAAGATAAAACCCGAGGCTTGCTTGTGATTGAGCTGgagaaagatgatgatatgGAGAAAATTTTGGACAGAGAGACATTAGTGCT TTCTGCAGCTGAAGTTTACGCAGAAGGAGCAACTTATGATGAGCTTCATGCGCAGCTGAAGTCAAAACTCCATGTGCTCGATCCTTACAAACACTCTTCCTTCAAAGTCATTATCGAAAGTGCTCATCATTCCATCCCTGAGCCTCGGCAAAT AGAAACTATAAACTCGTTTAAATACACAGGTTTAGAAGGTAAAATTAGATTAAAGAACCCCGAAGTGGAATTCATTGTTTATGAAGACT ACGATTGGGTTCCCGCTAATACCCCTGAGCAACGTCTTGCGAGAGATGGGAAGTTTCACCGAGTCTACTTTGGCCGAAAG ATCGGAAACGGTCGAGCTAGACATTTGATCATCTCTCACTCCGTCAAAACTCGAGCGTATTACGGCAACACCTCCATGGAGGCACAGATGGGTTTTCTTATGGCTAATCAAGCTCTG CCCGCCCCAGGAAAACTCATCTACGATCCCTTCGTCGGAACCGGTTCCATGTTATACGCCGTCTCACAATTCGGAGCTTATGTTATGGGTTCAGACATTGATGGCAGACAGATCCGAGGCAAAA AGAAGGGCAAGGGTATCAAGCCCGGAATTCTTCGTGCTGCTGAGCAATACGGCCTCCAGAATAAGTTCCTGGACTTCTGTACTTTCGATGTCACGAAAAGTCCTATTCGTAGGGGTGGATGGATTGACGCTATCATCACAGATCCTCCTT ATGGCGTTAGAGCAGGTGCAAAGCGCCTTGGTCGTaaggaagggaaaaagcCTCTGAGGGAAGAACCTTATCAATTACCTGATGGTACCTACTCGCACGA ACGGTCAGACTATATCCCCCCTTCTCGTCCTTACGAACTAGCCAACCTCACCCTCGACCTGATTCTCCTTGCGCGATGGATCCTTGTGCCCAAAGGCCGTTTAGTTTTCTTCTTACCAACCGTGAATGAGGATTATGACGAGATCGATATACCCAAGGTAGAAGGAATGAGGGAATTAAAGATTGGGGATGGAAGTGTGCAGGATTTTGGAAAATGGGGTAGACGG TTAATCACAATGGAGAAGATCGCCCATGATGATGGTGAGCCCCCAAAATTTGAAGACCACGAAGAGTTCAAGGAAGGGGCGGAGGACTTGCCGGGCCATTTCGGCTTCTACAAAAGA TATTTGAGCGGGTTCAAGCCAAAGTCAGATTCGACCAGTCCCGATCCATCGACCCCAATTGATAGGCAAATGGACGCATAA
- a CDS encoding uncharacterized protein (Similar to TIGR gene model, INSD accession AAW46118.1), with protein MPENHELDSYGIQASAETSSSSRPLLSRDPSPPPSPSRRGRPHSTAPHGYPSIHSTYRRLWKPILILSIPFLLVFIYSLVHPHVKGLPPLPKISITSGNAVGQPYYEEKIVQDCICGATDEGKRLCSLYREETLRSSRLIEGTGARIRKVLKKASNGEKIKVSVLGGSVSACHGVHPSNKFPQGDPAGPGCYTSLLMGWFKKTFPDADHEFMNGAIGGMDSSYYAFCGTHHIAANSDLIILEFDVNDQNDVLYETFFDQLLRALSEFQSEPAILILGAWAPQVAQDQGYGDPQVVHSPIALYYDVPYLSMKRVLFNHYLRYPHSTAKTFFQPDLLHPNARGHRVLSDLLIAYLDSQLCMLSKFGLPIAHPLQDTISTTRPFTDLIDVPFPLDTLHLVDPATPPEGWEETFNTEPLEALSDEKRLFAVPPTPYSVPPVGMFTPLRDVVNPTSDDPITGEHITAIAQPHLFCADANDKKNPMKPTMADGWEPFVWNGEKHYWVSHKSGSRIRVEIKVNAGKVAVYYFRSQHYDLGDAKCWVDDNEKGAVTLSGYWTKQYNVAVAAYIDEKVTPGDHYVVCEVLDTTSHPTNPNAHHFRLTAVMAT; from the exons ATGCCGGAGAATCACGAACTGGATTCTTACGGAATACAGGCCTCGGCTGAAACCTCGAGCTCTTCACGGCCGCTCCTCTCTCGCGATCCTTCCCCTCCGCCCTCCCCATCCCGACGTGGGCGACCACATTCCACCGCCCCACATGGGTATCCCAGCATCCACTCTACGTACAGGCGGCTATGGAAGCCGATACTAATACTATCTATCCCATTTCTCCTTGTGTTTATCTACTCCCTCGTCCATCCTCATGTCAAGGGCCTACCACCATTACCGAAAATATCTATAACGAGTGGAAATGCGGTTGGCCAACCATATTatgaggagaagattgtcCAGGACTGTATTTGCGGGGCTACGGATGAAGGCAAACGGTTATGCTCTTTGTATCGCGAGGAGACGTTGCGCAGTAGTCGATTAATCGAAGGCACAGGGGCGAGAATACGCAAGGTCTTAAAGAAGGCTAGCAATGGAGAGAAAATCAAAGTCAGCGTGTTGGGCGGTAGTG TCTCTGCTTGCCACGGCGTGCATCCCAGCAACAAGTTTCCCCAAGGAGATCCAGCCGGACCGGGATGCTATACATCACTTCTGATGGGATGGTTCAAAAAGACTTTTCCAGAT GCGGATCATGAATTCATGAATGGTGCAATCGGCGGAATGGATTCAAGTTACTACGCTTTCTGCGGTACACATCACATTGCAGCGAACAGCGACCTCATAATACTAGAATTTGATGTCAATGACCAAAA TGATGTTCTCTATGAGACATTCTTCGATCAGCTTCTGCGTGCCCTATCTGAGTTCCAGAGTGAACCTGCAATCCTCATCCTGGGGGCTTGGGCTCCACAGGTAGCCCAAGATCAAGGATACGGAGATCCTCAGGTGGTGCACTCGCCCATTGCATTGTACTACGATGTGCCGTATTTGTCTATGAAGAGAGTGCTGTTCAACCACTACTTGCGATATCCCCACTCGACAGCTAAGACTTTCTTCCAACCGGATTTGCTACATCCCAATGCTCGTGGCCAT CGTGTCCTGTCAGATCTCCTTATCGCCTATCTCGATTCTCAACTCTGCATGCTCTCAAAATTCGGCCTTCCTATTGCCCATCCTTTGCAGGATACCATCTCCACAACTCGTCCCTTTACCGACCTTATTGATGTCCCCTTCCCCCTCGACACTCTTCACCTTGTCGACCCCGCTACCCCACCAGAGGGATGGGAAGAAACGTTTAATACCGAACCTCTTGAAGCCTTGTCCGACGAAAAGCGACTCTTTGCTGTTCCCCCTACACCATATTCCGTCCCTCCCGTTGGAATGTTCACCCCTCTCCGTGACGTCGTCAATCCTACGAGTGATGATCCCATCACTGGTGAACACATCACTGCTATCGCCCAACCCCACTTGTTTTGTGCAGATGCGAATGACAAGAAGAATCCTATGAAGCCCACCATGGCCGACGGTTGGGAACCATTTGTTTGGAATGGCGAGAAACACTATTGGGTTTCACATAAATCCGGATCGAGGATCAGGGTAGAGATCAAAGTTAACGCCGGAAAGGTCGCTGTGTACTATTTTAGGAGTCAGCATTACGATCTGGGGGACGCAAAATGCTGGGTGGATGACAACGAGAAGGGTGCGGTGACACTTTCAGGTTACTGGACAAAACAATATAACGTTGCAGT TGCTGCGTATATTGACGAGAAGGTTACGCCAGGCGACCATTA CGTTGTTTGCGAGGTTCTCGACACCACGTCCCATCCCACCAACCCGAACGCACATCATTTCAGGCTTACAGCCGTAATGGCTACATAA
- a CDS encoding uncharacterized protein (Similar to TIGR gene model, INSD accession AAW46117.1) — protein MVKDKKQNKKRKLNGRVNEPKPIASLPTPPGDTSSSSSLIEPEELETAIYVLKTLCEFPDELSDKKYKELKRSVYDLHRVMADGATLGASLTSKISAALQDYRFSDALILLFEMYTRRLAPKLGTLQRWVRECDATSAADGSPGDPEALKCLDLILRIANMTNANEQAQSTPAKSSSSVIHHKKPWVARGPFEGEIAIWERMQKGTLFEGETPPKPYPNFRPVHHVPAAERRPPNLYDSTVYGSSPSAITLTPKEYRPRRPSKMVVPGVPGAFMVLDVFTPEECLQIVKAAEAIGFEKDEAAAGSAIMKTSILARNFVWLADKPFLEHFFAQILPFVPQTAPVSPDGHGGGKVRGINARFRVYQYNENQLYRPHIDGAWPAAGLHPETGEYLHDSSPPDDPLWSRYTLLVYLNSDIPDDTGCTTFFLPSETMGVMDATSVKPVQGAVLCFPHGDTQGSLLHEGSAVGAGGGKLVIRTELLFEAQGFGQFKPPTNGNVTAQS, from the exons ATGGTCAAGGACAAGAAGCAAAATAAAAAGCGAAAGCTTAATGGCCGCGTTAACGAGCCAAAACCCATCGCCTCTCTTCCAACCCCACCGGGGGATACCTCGTCTTCGTCGTCGCTCATCGAGCCCGAAGAGCTTGAAACCGCTATCTATGTCCTAAAGACGCTGTGCGAATTTCCAGATGAGCTTTCTGATAAAAAATACAAGGAGCTGAAACGTTCTGTGTACGATTTGCACCGTGTTATGGCAGACGGCGCTACACTAG GCGCTTCTCTTACCTCCAAAATCTCCGCGGCTCTGCAGGACTACCGATTCAGCGATGCTTTGATCCTCTTATTCGAGATGTACACGCGGCGCCTCGCTCCCAAGCTCGGTACTCTTCAGCGATGGGTCAGAGAGTGCGATGCCACTTCAGCCGCTGATGGCTCGCCTGGCGATCCTGAAGCTCTTAAATGTTTGGACCTTATCCTTCGTATTGCCAATATGACAAACGCCAACGAGCAAGCTCAATCTACGCCGGCCAAATCAAGCTCTTCGGTGATTCACCACAAAAAGCCTTGGGTTGCGAGAGGACCATTTGAGGGTGAGATCGCCATCTGGGAAAGGATGCAGAAGGGAACATTGTTTG AAGGTGAAACACCACCCAAGCCTTATCCTAATTTCCGTCCAGTGCACCATGTTCCTGCCGCTGAACGTCGTCCACCCAATCTCTATGACTCCACTGTCTACGGATCCTCCCCGTCAGCCATCACACTCACGCCAAAGGAATATCGTCCCAGGCGACCTTCGAAGATGGTAGTACCGGGAGTCCCAGGGGCGTTTATGGTGCTGGATGTTTTCACACCGGAAGAGTGCTTGCAGATTGTCAAGGCCGCGGAGGCCATTGGATTCGAGAAAGATGaggctgctgctggttCGGCGATAATGAAGACATCT ATTCTCGCCCGAAACTTTGTTTGGCTTGCAGACAAACCATTCTTAGAACACTTTTTTGCTCAGATCCTGCCCTTCGTCCCTCAAACAGCACCTGTTTCTCCTGATGGACATGGAGGGGGAAAAGTGCGAGGTATCAATGCCAGGTTCAGGGTTTATCAGTATAACGAGAATCAGCTCTATCGA CCTCATATTGATGGAGCTTGGCCTGCTGCAGGATTGCATCCCGAAACTGGAGAGTACCTTCACGA TTCGTCACCACCCGACGACCCCTTGTGGTCCCGATACACTCTCCTCGTCTATCTCAACTCTGATATTCCAGACGACACTGGCTGTACAACAttcttcttgccttcaGAAACCATGGGAGTGATGGACGCTACCTCTGTGAAACCCGTTCAAGGAGCCGTACTTTGTTTTC CACACGGAGATACGCAAGGTTCTCTCTTGCACGAAGGTAGCGCGGTGGGTGCAGGGGGCGGCAAGTTGGTCATTCGGACTGAACTTCTGTTCGAAGCCCAAGGCTTCGGGCAGTTCAAACCTCCTACTAACGGAAATGTCACTGCTCAGTCTTGA